Genomic segment of Catharus ustulatus isolate bCatUst1 chromosome 3, bCatUst1.pri.v2, whole genome shotgun sequence:
TGTctcatccagcagcaccagggagagCAGGTAGGgcccagtgcctgcagcagggaaatgggagcGGGGAGCAAAGGGAGCATTAGGGAAGGGACCAGGCCCAGAGGAGATGGCAAgtgtgagctgtgcagggacagcctgaaCAGGGCAGAAATGGGAGGGTGGGTGGGGATGGTGAAAGCATGGAGAGCTtagcccagcagagcagtgagatgAGAGGAAAGGCAGGGTCCCCTGAGTGGAAGAGTGACTGTCCAGCGGGGTTTGGGCAGGCGAGGCAGGGCCGTGGGGTCATTCTGCCAGTTGCAGTGGGGTGGTGAGCACGGGTGGGAGGTGTGTGttggtgggagctgggctggggacagccaggggagagTGGCAGTGGGGAGTGGCCCTGGGCACCTGTGGCGGTGCAGCCTTTCTGTCCTTGTGCCAGTGGCTGCCACAAGGGGCGTGGGGTGTGTGGTGAGCCCGAGATGAACTTGCCCCCATGGTGTGGCTGTCAGGTGGATGAAGAAGGCCTGGTGCAGCTGTCGGTACCTGTGGAGCTGGCCCAGAAGGTGCTGCAGGTTCTGGAGAAGcggtgccagggcagctctgtgcacGACCTGCGTGGCTCCCGTGTCTACGCCAGACACTTCCTTGGTAGGGGGACGGAGCAGGATGGTGGAGggagccctgcagtgtccccagagggTGACAACTGTGGGAACCCTGGCCCTGAAGGCACGATGGCCAAGGCAGCGGAGGGagagctgtgtgcagccccagggccgCCCCAAGCCCTCGGTGTGGCAGAGAAGTCGGATTCCCAGCTGTTCAGTGAGCTCTTGGAGAGGGAAGGGCTGTTGTTGCCGGAGGTGAcggaggagcagagccagggtaATGTCCTGCCACATGCTGGGGCAcggtgctggcagcagcactgctgcctccagtggggagggctctgggcagggcatGGGGGCCGTGCAGGCAGGGGTTGCCTGAAGTGGGGGTGCCTGTGGGtgctgggtctgggggtgtgTGGCACCccgggagctgctggaggtgtcAGCGCTGCCCTGACGGCTCCGTCCCTCCGgccagtgctgggcagctgcaAGGGGCTGAGTGAGAGCGGCTCGCTGGGCAAGATTGCAGCTGTGGTGGACGTgatccagagcagcagctcagccgtGGGGCTGCGCTTAGCTGGGCTCAGGCACATCCTGAAGATCCTGGAGGAGGAGCCCAAGTCGGAGCAGCAagtgggcacagcccagggcgGGCTGGGCACGGGGAGTGCTGGGTGAGTGCTGGGGTGGTACACACCCCTCCTGCTGCTTGAGGAGGGCCCtgtgggcagggtggggttcagggctgagctggaagAGTGGGAGGTGGCAGTGGGAGTGTGAAGGGTGCTGTGTGTAAGAGGAGAGGTGGGTTttgtgtccctttgtcccaggCAGGCTCACTTGcggggctgtcccagctgcagggtgggcaggaagGAGGTGGCTGGCGGGCCCAAGGTGCTGTTGTGACAGCGGCAGTGGCAGGAGGCCGTGCCTGAGGTGTCCTGTGCCATGCAGGGAGAAGCTGGTGCAGGTGATAGTGGAGCTGCTGAGCACGGAGGTGGCAGAGAAGGCGCTGGTGGCGGTGACGCTGCGGCTGCTGGCCGTGCTGCTGGCCCGCTACGAGTGGCGAGTGCCCTTTGCCACGGAGGGCGGCGTGCGGGCCGTGCTGGGCTGCATGCAGCAGCACGGCTGCTCCGCCCTGGTGCAGCAGGCCGGGCTGGCGGTGAGTGCCGGGGgctgagggtgggcagggctgccccGGGGGTGGTGGAGGAGCCGCTGCCCTGTGCACTGCTCTTGTCCCCGCAGGCCCTGAAGGTGCTGGTGGGAGCTGCGGACGGGGAGCCGGGAGGTGCCGGGGAGAAGTGCTTGCCCTGGAACCACGGCGATGCGCAGATGCTGCGGGAGATCTTTGCCAGCATCGGCTCTGCCTCCAGcgagggctgtgccagcctgctgagcagcatccctgctgccctgagcaccaTGCAGAGGGTCCCAGGGTAGGGGCAGAGTGTGGGGAGCGGCTGAGGTTGGGGGGAATGTGCAGGGGGAGGGATGGGCAGGTGGGTGCAGGGGGGGCTGTGTGCCCGGGGGCGGAGAGTGGCacggctgtgtccctgcaggggctcctcAGGGGTGCAGAACGGGCTGCTGGTGGTGAACATGCTGATGGACGGGCACCGCGGCCTGGCGGAGCAGCTGGCGAGCTGCGATCTGCTGGcggtgctgcagagctgctggagggacGGGCAGAGCAGCGGCTgcccccaggcagtgctggccctCAGCGCCATCAATCGCCTGGCAGAGCATCGGCTGCCCCTGGGCCCGGAGGCTGCAGGTACCgtgctgcccaccctgcccgTGCCACGGCCCCGCGGGTGCCACggccagagctgcctggctgggcagggcagagcgccctgaggggctgctgctgctgagtgagAGCCCGGGCTGGGCTCAGGTGTCCTTGTCACGGCAGGCAGAGAGGTCCCGTTGGACCCCAAGGGCGTGCAGATGCTGCTGGGTGGCCTGGACGATGGCATCTTGTCCAAGGAGGTGGTGGTGGCcctggagaggcagctctgcagccaagaCCCTGTTGCCTgtggccaggtggcccagctgctgcaggaccagagctgcttccagctgtTGCTGCGCAGCTTGGAGCTGCTCGGGACAGAGAAGGCCGTGAGCCTGAGCATCCTCAGGTGGGTGCAGGGTGACTGGGGGGGTCTGGGACCCCCTCAGCAGGTGTGTGGGTGCTGATGGTCCTGTTGGGGATATCCAGTGCATGTTTGTGGGTGCTGGTGGGGGTGTTCTTCACTGGGGGCAGGCTCACCCCAGTGTGTAGGCAGGTGGTGATTGGAGTGTCCTGAgtcacagggctgtgtggggacacagcaaCAAGTGCCTGAGTGCTGGTGGGGACATGCAAGGTGCCAGGGGAGCATTGGCTCCCAGTTCCTGAGAGGTGCCttccaggcagggcagggaagcagggctgcctgtagcactgctgtccctgtggcccagcctgagcaggCCCCCTCCATGACCCAGGATCCTGAACAAGTTCCTGGACAGTTATCAGGAGGATGTGCTGCCCTGGCATGAGAGTGTGGAGCCCTGTGTGTCCTTcctgagcacccacagcagcagctgggaggtgagggggccctggggctcctggcagacaggggtggctgtgctgtccctgcctcagcCAGGCCCGGTGCTGGGCAAGCAGGGCCCCAGTGGTGGCAGCCTGGCCTTGTGTCCGAGGCgctgggagaggtggggagCGCCTGTCCTGGCCATGTCCTGTCCTGGTGGCCACATGCCcagtgtggctgtgccctggcaggcTCTGGTGGGTGCTGGTGGGGTTGGGATGAGGGGAATGGAGCTGCAACTCCggctgctgtggggagctggggagttgccagcagtgccagtctGCTCATGGCTGTGTCTCAGTAGGTGCTGCAGGAGGTAGTTGGCTTCCTGCATcgcctgggcagtgccagcaagGACTGTGTGGTGGTGATGTGCCACGTGGGCACCCACGAGGTTCTGTCCAAAGCCCTGGAAAAGCACAGCACGGTGCCGCCGCTGGCGCcggccctgctggagctgctgctggagtgtgAGAAGTACGCCAGCCTCTACAGGAAGCTGACGAGCAGCATCTTGGCTGGCTGCATCCAGGTGGGCCTGGGGAGGCACAGCTGCGCTggggatttgggtctgggggcatcaggctgtccctgctgctcagggatggccTTGTGCTctctggctggcacagccctgcggGGGCTGAGGGGAGGAGGACATGGGGCCCCTGGTAAGAGCCGTGCCCCATCCCCCAGCTGGTCCTGGGACAGATTGAGGAGCACCGCCGGAGCCACCAGCCCATCAGCATCCCCTTCTTTGATGTCTTCCTGCACAACCTGTGCCAAGGTGAGtgcaggctgggggagctgagcccaggcCTGGTGGCTGGAAACTCCATGTGCTCTGCCCACAGGCTCCAGCATGGAGGTGAAGGAGGACAAGTGTTGGGAGAAGGTgcaggtctcttccaactcgCACCAGGCCAGCAGGCTCATGGACAGGAACCCCAAGACCTACTGGGAGTCGAACGGCAGCACCGGCTCGCACTTCATCACTGTGCACATGCAGTGTGGGGTGGTGAtcaggtggggctgggctgggagggctgggtgTGGAGGAGAGAGCTTTGGGcatctgtgccagccctgccacagcagccctgccctgggggcaGCGGGACACGACCGGCAGGGCGTGGAGCTGTCGGGGGCTGGCgcagggagtggggacaggcgGGCAGCCCcgtgtttgctgtgctgcagggagctgagcatgCTGGTGGCCAGCGAGGACTCCAGCTACATGCCATCCCGGGTGGTGGTGCTGGgcggggacagccctgccaccaTCAGGACGGAGCTCAATGCGGTGAGTCCCCGTGGGAGTGGTGGGCTGGTCCTTGCTGTGTCCCATGGAGATCTGGCCCTGGAGTGAGGCTCTGGGAGGTGCCCTCGGAGAGGTGGGAATGGCAGGAGCTGCGCTGCGGTGCCTCTTGGAGCTACCTGTCGTGCTGAGGGCTCAGTGCCTCCCTGCAGGTGACCATCCTGCCCTCGGACAGCAGAGTGATCCTGCTGGAGAACATGACCCGCTTCTGGCCCGTCATCCAGATCCGGGTGAAGCGGTGCCAGCAGGtaggggagcaggggctgggcctgggagcagcagtgtggggcGTTGGGGCTGTGCCCGAGGAACTGAGGGTCCCCCTCTCCTGCAGGGTGGCATTGACACACGTGTGCGTGGCATCGAGGTGCTGGGTCCCAAGCCCACATTCTGGCCCATCTTCAAAGAGCAGCTGTGCCGGCGGACGTTcctctcctgcactgctcaggctcatgcctggagccaggagatCTGCCGAGACCGggggtggctgctgcagctctttggCAGGTGAGTCGTCTCCTGGCTGTGCCgttgtgtccctggtgtcccaggGGGACATGGCTGGCAGCCTGTGAGGGAACTGCAGGGTTGGGAAAGGAGTAGCTGGATGTGCCACCTTGGGGTCCCAGAGCTTAAGCTGGGCTGACCCCCCAGAGAGGGATGCTGGTCTCTCACCAGGGCCAGCACATCCTGACATGGCAGAGGttggccaggcagagcaggatctCCTGGCCGCAGGCACTGCAGATTGGGTCCTCACTGGCTGCTGGGAGCTAGTAGGGCCAGCGAGCCATCGTGCCTTggcaagggcagagcagggagccagccctgtgctctgctttcccaTGGGAGttctgcagcccctggcaccctgtgctgcctgctcgCTGTTGCAGACTGAACCGGGCGCTGCAGCACGAGCAGGGCTTTGCCAACCGCTTCCTTCCTGACGACGAGGCAGCCCAGGCACTGGGCAGGACGTTCTGGGAGGCCCTGGTGAACCCCTTGGTGCAGAGCATCACCAGCCCAGGTACCCTGCGCTCTCCGGGACCCGCCCgtgctgtgccccaggcagAGGCTCCTGGCTCTGAGAGTGCTTGGCCTCGCAGACGCTGATGGTGTCAGtcccctggcctggctgctgagcaAGTACCTGGAGAGCGTGGAGCTGCCCCACCGTGCCACGGGGCGCAGGGCTACCTTTGGTTCCTGCGTGCGGCGCCTGACCCAGCTCCTGGTGCACGTGGACCCTGGCGGCCCCGAGCCAGAGGAGACCAGAGCAGCTGGTGAGCCGGGGCTGCCCTG
This window contains:
- the LOC116993368 gene encoding cullin-9-like isoform X3, translating into MVNEKHNGTLLVQLGPKLQAYPKELLRQRRGHAGRPEYLVQWSVVSSEERAAGGSSASSTESKAENISMWMSAEEVCASCPALLGQRRPEGPRLEEEKVPGLSDKASLDEASLLEMKADVRSLVQRAGRQVAEAGTPEGSILSTVHVLGAYASIGSLAGAFRETGALDLLTTMLCHKEQQIRRSAGQMLRTLGAHDAGSRAYVLLSLSQQDGIEQHMDFDSRCTLLELFAEITSSAEHCMSFEGIHLPQIPGKQLFVLVKHYLCVTSLLDKLSSGVEQGEEEQQGCAVPSPVPEERSRVKQEFEFSMAMANLISELVRAMGWSRSHKAEPLPRGDLQPCPARSIFQHKTLPSTAAEAAPTSPAKEPMTFKTRSAFPSRSSYVEYVQATLVSGMRVRMLEDYEQVSAGDEGEFRRSNDGMPPVQVYWQALGCTYWVHWHMVEIIGPSEQKELEGQERVNNLTRNHRLRAVPQPFLCKPLGGLYSLPYLGQQLPKAAETLSRAEWWELLFFVRKLEAQEQEEISCLIQQHQGEQVDEEGLVQLSVPVELAQKVLQVLEKRCQGSSVHDLRGSRVYARHFLGRGTEQDGGGSPAVSPEGDNCGNPGPEGTMAKAAEGELCAAPGPPQALGVAEKSDSQLFSELLEREGLLLPEVTEEQSQVLGSCKGLSESGSLGKIAAVVDVIQSSSSAVGLRLAGLRHILKILEEEPKSEQQVGTAQGGLGTGSAGEKLVQVIVELLSTEVAEKALVAVTLRLLAVLLARYEWRVPFATEGGVRAVLGCMQQHGCSALVQQAGLAALKVLVGAADGEPGGAGEKCLPWNHGDAQMLREIFASIGSASSEGCASLLSSIPAALSTMQRVPGGSSGVQNGLLVVNMLMDGHRGLAEQLASCDLLAVLQSCWRDGQSSGCPQAVLALSAINRLAEHRLPLGPEAAGREVPLDPKGVQMLLGGLDDGILSKEVVVALERQLCSQDPVACGQVAQLLQDQSCFQLLLRSLELLGTEKAVSLSILRILNKFLDSYQEDVLPWHESVEPCVSFLSTHSSSWEVLQEVVGFLHRLGSASKDCVVVMCHVGTHEVLSKALEKHSTVPPLAPALLELLLECEKYASLYRKLTSSILAGCIQLVLGQIEEHRRSHQPISIPFFDVFLHNLCQGSSMEVKEDKCWEKVQVSSNSHQASRLMDRNPKTYWESNGSTGSHFITVHMQCGVVIRELSMLVASEDSSYMPSRVVVLGGDSPATIRTELNAVTILPSDSRVILLENMTRFWPVIQIRVKRCQQGGIDTRVRGIEVLGPKPTFWPIFKEQLCRRTFLSCTAQAHAWSQEICRDRGWLLQLFGRLNRALQHEQGFANRFLPDDEAAQALGRTFWEALVNPLVQSITSPDADGVSPLAWLLSKYLESVELPHRATGRRATFGSCVRRLTQLLVHVDPGGPEPEETRAAGGKEGKNKEVLARTAKAVVEKSRGLWGILQCWRGVVQQQVQRFLEAAGQAPDLAERYCQLYQRLRGATEELFGQQAAFVLALGQGFAGALLQLSFLTALHVSEQFARYLDVQIQELRRAAGSTGPLGQLQQFLEPFVVFSGLEFAHTFEHFYRWLMATGLGPSPD